CACCAGCACGTCGGACGACACTTCGCGCAGCAACGCCTGGATGCCACGGTCGTCGACATCGGCGAGGTTGTTGAACACGAACATCAGGTCTTCGATCTGGCCGGACAGGGTGTCGTCGATCTCGCGGATCGAGTCCATCAACTGGCCTTCGACCGAGCTGTCGAGGAAGTTCATGATGTCGGCGGCACGCTTGATCCCGCCCAGGGTGGTGCGCGAGGCGTTCGAGTTGCCGGAGAACTGTTTCTCCAGAATCGTGTTGAGTTCCTTCAAGGCGGCCGGCTGCACGGTGTTCAACGAAGACACGCGCAGGATGATGTCCAGGCGCACTTTATGGTCGAAGTGGCCGAGCACTTCACCCGCCTGGTCCGGGTCCAGGTAGGCCACGACGATGGCCTGGATCTGCGGGTGTTCGTAGCGGATCACGTCGGCGACCGCGCGCGGCTCCATCCACTTGAGGCTGTCCAGGCCACTGGTGTTGCCGCCCAGCAGGATGCGGTCGATCAGGCCGTTGGCCTTGTCTTCGCCCAGGGCCGAAGTGAGCATTTTGCGGATATAGCTGTCGGAGCCGACGCCCAGGCTGGTCTGGTCGCCGACGATCTCGACGAACTCGCTCATCACCTGTTCGACTTGCTCGCGGTGCACGTTGCGCATCTGCGCCATGGCCACGCCGACGCGCTGGACCTCTTTGGGGCCCATGTGGCGCAGCACTTGGGCGGCGTCGGTTTCGCCCAACGA
Above is a genomic segment from Pseudomonas sp. R5-89-07 containing:
- the fliG gene encoding flagellar motor switch protein FliG, translated to MNDRVAVAKLSRVDKAAVLLLSLGETDAAQVLRHMGPKEVQRVGVAMAQMRNVHREQVEQVMSEFVEIVGDQTSLGVGSDSYIRKMLTSALGEDKANGLIDRILLGGNTSGLDSLKWMEPRAVADVIRYEHPQIQAIVVAYLDPDQAGEVLGHFDHKVRLDIILRVSSLNTVQPAALKELNTILEKQFSGNSNASRTTLGGIKRAADIMNFLDSSVEGQLMDSIREIDDTLSGQIEDLMFVFNNLADVDDRGIQALLREVSSDVLVLALKGSDEGVKEKIFKNMSKRASELLRDDLEAKGPVRVSDVETAQKEILTIARRMAEAGEIVLGGKGGEEMI